The following coding sequences are from one Shewanella violacea DSS12 window:
- a CDS encoding glycosyltransferase, with translation MKKVLVIGYVWPEPNSSAAGTHMMSLLRLYRQQGWQVEFATPAQPSDHMIDLTAEGISSKNIALNCDSFDTYISQYQPDVVMFDRFMMEEQFGWRVEKQCPDAIKILDTEDLQCLRNARHIAHKGERVLTQSDLFSDIAKREIAAILRCDISLIISSFEMELLETTFKVDPSLLHHLPFMVDLNNCPTQTKTYSQRQHFMTIGNFRHAPNWDAVLYLQQIWPLIRKQLPQAELHIYGSYPPPKATALNNPKTGFLIKGWAEDAYKVMEQSRVCLAPIRFGAGIKGKLLDAMLMQTPSVTTSVGSEGMVEDETWPGHITDDTEDFAQAAVDLYAQESLWAEAQSHASNLLSARYDGQVLGLEWMKKLNQTLDNLAQHRLNNFTGAMMKHHSMASTKYMSQWIAAKNANCQ, from the coding sequence GTGAAAAAAGTACTAGTGATAGGTTATGTGTGGCCAGAGCCCAACTCCTCAGCCGCGGGCACTCACATGATGTCGCTGTTACGCCTCTACAGACAGCAAGGCTGGCAGGTAGAATTTGCCACTCCGGCCCAACCTTCCGATCATATGATTGACCTAACCGCTGAAGGCATCTCTAGTAAAAACATCGCCCTAAACTGCGATAGTTTCGATACCTATATCTCTCAATATCAACCTGATGTCGTCATGTTCGACCGTTTTATGATGGAGGAGCAATTTGGTTGGCGAGTCGAGAAGCAGTGTCCTGATGCCATCAAGATACTCGATACAGAAGACCTGCAGTGTTTGCGTAATGCACGCCACATAGCCCATAAGGGTGAGCGAGTACTCACTCAAAGCGACCTATTCAGCGATATAGCCAAGCGAGAAATTGCTGCTATTCTCCGCTGTGATATCTCCTTGATCATCTCAAGCTTCGAAATGGAGTTACTCGAGACCACTTTTAAGGTTGATCCCAGTCTATTGCATCATCTGCCGTTCATGGTGGACTTAAATAACTGCCCGACTCAGACAAAAACATATTCACAACGTCAGCACTTTATGACCATAGGTAATTTCCGCCATGCCCCGAACTGGGATGCCGTGTTATACCTGCAACAGATCTGGCCCTTGATCAGAAAACAGCTACCCCAGGCCGAGCTACATATCTACGGCTCCTACCCACCACCGAAAGCAACGGCGCTGAATAACCCCAAAACTGGTTTTTTGATAAAAGGCTGGGCAGAAGATGCTTATAAGGTGATGGAACAATCTCGTGTCTGCCTTGCCCCGATACGTTTCGGCGCAGGCATCAAGGGCAAGCTTCTCGATGCCATGCTCATGCAGACCCCAAGCGTGACCACATCAGTTGGCAGTGAAGGCATGGTTGAGGATGAAACCTGGCCTGGACATATCACAGATGATACAGAGGATTTTGCTCAAGCCGCCGTGGATTTATACGCTCAAGAGTCGCTCTGGGCTGAGGCTCAAAGCCACGCCTCAAATCTATTATCCGCAAGGTATGATGGCCAAGTTTTAGGTCTAGAATGGATGAAAAAATTAAACCAGACATTAGATAATTTAGCCCAGCACAGATTGAATAACTTTACCGGCGCCATGATGAAACATCATTCCATGGCAAGCACAAAGTATATGTCCCAGTGGATCGCCGCTAAGAATGCCAATTGCCAATAA
- a CDS encoding fimbrial biogenesis outer membrane usher protein — protein MRYKRLALSIIFCLSSSLNPIFSQPVNASVESEGIEIPAEFADMYAGSTERFSFELASAPEQVSIELNSTPTSASLNTSSQGLIEQYLARFYVKKESVAEIVSAMNNIETSQECQGKVSECNLMPERYAFTYDFEKKHLKLFINVSLIDSHKTAKTFHNATNERYGAINSLNVNYHYFSDGGSSVITRDETLVGLKYGSIKSSIYADTSSDKFEAEQLSYDYESGNHRFQLGHFKYGYEQNTTSFMDLSGGYSQDVINYSSSKNLIDGGKQNNRRLFYILPNKGRIEVYRDGHLIHSQNVDAGQQSIAFRDLAYGSYTATIVVISAGREILREQQQIFNNTAFSLNKGEFDYSFSAGILNDRYEDVDEPSDSQSRNLKALQGKLAYGHYGDSLLYDGIEPHGNGLGLDEYLETYSQTQRLELDTNNFVEGKASYQLTDSSMVGARLLSNSDSTMAEFGLKQSVNDVSTAQIKFSSYSNGSRFIAVNANFYNIGLGYEKFDSADSDYGLDNYMLSNTGYERLNVNISSNLWDGQGYLLYVNNKLDEESVLDQLVTQSDYWSVSAGYSHSFIADSMINLSATLQGGDSFGDDDDWYAGVLWTVPFATGWSVNSSVSMSPLGMDEFRNSVSKDVQFGDSLSMNNELGVSYNGTSIDHDMNSDFSSNISYQDEHIMSDTYAYISSDGTRTINTSMDSTQVLSGKGEIYFTSQKSDAYIIVDADNQGGADTHRGLLSVYKGSSLSYNENIVREDTVIPVDSYKSLSVHLDTDSSNYISDQAHETSGYSLPGTVLSLDIELVKIKTFISSFDDVNNQAIANVECVGVGCVDVERLAEGVFKISVIAGSNYQLVSQHQTCLTPSLDLDSTYIVNTGKNYCLPGLDHEQAVGHGSDNKPKGVTIGDKKYYFVGAFTNQTELLITRQKLDDVGLSVIIRTLGQRQYAYVTNESNLTAKQEILLSELCLKAKRLIRQNNFVNNWN, from the coding sequence ATGAGATATAAAAGACTAGCCTTATCGATTATATTTTGTCTCTCCTCCAGCCTTAATCCTATTTTTTCACAGCCCGTCAATGCTTCGGTAGAGAGTGAAGGCATTGAGATCCCTGCAGAATTTGCCGATATGTATGCTGGTAGCACCGAGCGCTTTAGCTTTGAGTTAGCCAGTGCCCCCGAGCAAGTCTCTATTGAACTTAATTCTACACCAACTTCAGCTTCGTTAAACACATCCAGTCAGGGACTTATTGAGCAGTATTTAGCGCGATTTTACGTTAAAAAAGAGTCTGTCGCCGAGATAGTCTCGGCCATGAATAACATAGAAACCTCACAAGAGTGCCAAGGCAAGGTGTCCGAGTGTAACCTGATGCCAGAGCGCTATGCTTTTACTTATGATTTTGAAAAGAAACATCTTAAGTTATTTATCAATGTAAGCTTAATAGACAGTCATAAGACGGCTAAGACGTTCCATAATGCCACTAACGAGCGTTATGGGGCCATAAATAGCCTTAATGTAAACTATCACTATTTCAGTGATGGTGGCTCATCGGTTATAACCCGAGATGAAACTTTAGTGGGCTTAAAGTATGGCTCGATCAAGTCGAGTATCTACGCCGATACTTCAAGCGATAAGTTTGAGGCAGAGCAGCTATCCTATGACTATGAGAGCGGAAATCACCGCTTTCAATTGGGTCACTTCAAATATGGTTATGAGCAAAATACCACCTCATTTATGGACCTGTCGGGTGGATACTCCCAGGATGTGATTAATTACTCTTCCTCAAAAAATTTGATCGATGGCGGCAAGCAAAATAACAGACGTTTGTTCTATATTTTGCCCAACAAGGGGCGCATCGAGGTTTATCGTGATGGTCACTTAATTCATAGTCAAAATGTCGATGCCGGACAGCAGAGTATCGCCTTTCGCGATCTCGCTTATGGTTCATATACGGCAACGATAGTCGTGATATCGGCTGGTCGTGAGATTCTAAGAGAGCAGCAGCAGATATTTAATAACACGGCTTTCTCACTCAACAAGGGGGAATTTGATTACAGTTTCTCTGCGGGTATTTTAAATGACAGATATGAAGATGTAGATGAGCCTAGCGATAGTCAGAGTCGTAACCTCAAGGCGCTCCAAGGCAAGTTAGCTTATGGGCACTATGGCGATAGCTTGCTCTACGATGGTATCGAACCCCATGGAAACGGACTGGGATTGGATGAATATCTCGAGACCTATAGCCAGACTCAAAGGCTAGAACTGGACACTAATAACTTTGTCGAGGGAAAAGCGTCCTATCAGTTAACCGACAGCAGTATGGTTGGCGCGCGCCTGCTATCTAATTCCGATAGCACTATGGCCGAGTTCGGTCTTAAACAGTCAGTTAATGATGTCTCCACGGCTCAGATAAAATTTTCTTCCTACTCTAATGGCAGCCGATTTATTGCGGTTAACGCTAATTTTTATAACATTGGCCTAGGTTATGAGAAGTTCGACTCGGCGGACAGTGATTATGGATTGGATAATTATATGCTATCCAATACCGGCTATGAGCGTCTCAATGTCAATATCTCCTCTAATCTCTGGGATGGTCAAGGCTACCTGCTTTATGTCAATAATAAGCTGGATGAAGAAAGTGTCTTGGATCAACTTGTCACTCAGAGCGATTATTGGTCGGTAAGTGCCGGTTACTCTCATTCATTTATTGCCGACTCTATGATTAACCTGTCAGCGACTCTCCAGGGGGGGGATAGTTTCGGCGATGACGATGATTGGTATGCCGGTGTACTCTGGACTGTGCCATTTGCTACCGGTTGGAGTGTAAATTCTTCGGTTTCTATGAGCCCTCTGGGGATGGATGAGTTCAGAAATAGTGTCTCCAAGGATGTGCAATTTGGTGATTCATTGTCGATGAACAATGAACTTGGGGTCAGCTATAACGGCACAAGTATAGATCATGATATGAATTCAGACTTCTCGAGTAACATCAGCTATCAGGATGAGCATATTATGTCTGATACCTATGCTTATATCAGCTCTGATGGCACCCGAACGATCAATACGAGCATGGACAGTACCCAAGTGCTTTCGGGTAAGGGCGAGATTTATTTTACCTCACAGAAAAGTGACGCCTACATCATTGTCGACGCCGATAACCAAGGTGGTGCAGATACCCACCGTGGTCTGCTGTCGGTTTATAAGGGTAGCAGTTTAAGTTACAACGAAAATATAGTTAGAGAAGATACGGTGATCCCCGTCGATAGCTATAAGTCCCTTAGCGTTCACCTGGATACAGACTCATCGAACTATATCAGTGATCAAGCCCATGAAACGTCGGGGTATAGCCTGCCTGGCACAGTGCTTTCCCTGGATATAGAACTGGTAAAAATTAAGACCTTTATCTCCTCATTCGATGATGTGAATAACCAAGCTATCGCGAATGTCGAATGTGTCGGCGTAGGTTGCGTCGATGTTGAAAGGTTAGCCGAGGGGGTATTTAAGATATCTGTCATCGCGGGATCAAATTATCAACTGGTTTCACAGCATCAAACTTGCCTGACTCCGAGCCTAGATCTAGATTCTACCTATATCGTTAATACGGGTAAAAACTATTGTCTTCCGGGCTTAGATCATGAGCAAGCGGTCGGCCATGGAAGTGACAATAAACCCAAGGGCGTCACTATAGGTGATAAGAAATACTACTTCGTTGGGGCTTTCACGAATCAAACCGAACTGCTTATTACAAGACAAAAACTCGATGATGTCGGCTTGTCTGTGATAATCCGCACCTTAGGCCAGCGTCAATACGCCTATGTTACCAATGAGTCTAACCTAACGGCAAAACAAGAAATCCTATTAAGTGAATTATGTCTCAAGGCAAAACGCCTCATTAGACAGAACAATTTTGTAAATAACTGGAATTAA
- a CDS encoding fimbrial biogenesis chaperone, with translation MNAIKSLLFIFLSLSVFDTQAMAISSLMLTNPDGQAGVFTLDNTDKITYFLKTSVSKVEIIDNKIIKTPYTRENLDSWEIATKPSKLVIEPNMVKEIQVESICGAKCGTDRDRVYQINIQPVSYSTDGKEQSKIDMLFGFSPYYIVPAKESKIKYHLDYKGEIITAKNSGNTLINIVIDQCEKDAAKKSAKALCKANFTILAGRTRDVHVPKELQRGELNLMVLNHDETFREEITLPRGE, from the coding sequence ATGAATGCTATTAAAAGTTTACTGTTTATTTTCTTATCCTTATCCGTGTTTGATACTCAAGCTATGGCGATCAGTAGCCTTATGCTAACCAATCCAGACGGTCAGGCAGGGGTGTTCACTTTAGATAATACCGATAAAATCACCTATTTTTTGAAAACCTCAGTGTCTAAAGTTGAGATTATTGATAATAAGATTATCAAGACTCCCTATACCAGAGAGAATCTAGATTCATGGGAGATAGCGACTAAGCCATCGAAACTTGTGATTGAACCTAATATGGTTAAAGAGATCCAGGTTGAAAGTATCTGTGGCGCTAAGTGCGGGACCGACAGAGATAGGGTCTACCAGATCAATATTCAACCAGTCTCATACAGCACAGATGGTAAAGAGCAGTCAAAAATTGATATGTTGTTTGGTTTCTCTCCCTACTACATAGTGCCGGCTAAGGAGAGCAAAATTAAATATCATCTCGATTATAAAGGTGAGATTATTACGGCGAAAAATAGCGGCAATACCTTAATAAATATCGTAATCGATCAGTGCGAAAAAGATGCTGCTAAGAAGAGCGCTAAAGCTTTATGCAAGGCGAATTTCACCATTCTTGCGGGTCGAACTAGAGATGTGCATGTACCAAAGGAGTTGCAGCGTGGTGAGCTTAACTTGATGGTGCTCAATCACGATGAGACATTCAGGGAAGAGATTACTTTACCCCGGGGAGAGTAA
- a CDS encoding FeoA family protein, with product MKLSDLNPGDHATISEVGQLNLPSVVKRKLLSMGITPNTSFFMIRKAPMGSGLLLNIRGSRLCMRRDLADIIDVERVIKDKVEAVQTNG from the coding sequence ATGAAATTAAGCGATTTAAACCCGGGCGATCACGCCACTATTTCAGAAGTTGGTCAGTTGAATCTGCCATCGGTTGTTAAGCGAAAATTACTTTCCATGGGGATCACCCCAAACACTTCATTCTTCATGATCCGTAAGGCTCCGATGGGATCTGGGCTCTTGCTCAATATTCGTGGAAGTAGGCTGTGTATGCGTCGTGACCTGGCCGATATTATAGATGTCGAGAGAGTCATTAAAGATAAAGTTGAGGCGGTACAAACGAATGGCTAA
- the feoB gene encoding Fe(2+) transporter permease subunit FeoB has product MAKQFHCVTVGNPNAGKSTLFNALTGANQQVGNWSGVTVEKKTGLFTLEGTDVSLTDLPGIYDLLPAGKSCDCSLDEQIAQQFLAEQQIDGIINLVDATNIERHLYLTIQLRELGIPMVVVLNKIDAAKRHGIEVDVEQMSKILGCPVVGVCSRDQADIEKVKAQVVILLEGKVSEKALILNYDARIEAAVTNLLASDTSLSRGRALAMLANGIGYGQCKSSQVGDEVNGSTDSIVGQGQDIEVMVATTRFDLVQSVYDASVSSDGNETLSDKLDKVILHPVAGVPVFLFVMYLMFMFSINVGSAFIDFFDIMGGAIFVDHLGAIMTSLGSPAWLVTIIAGGVGQGIQTVATFIPVIAALFLALSVLEGSGYMARAAFVVDGLMRRIGLPGKAFVPMIVGFGCSVPAIMATRTLGSERERIVTGMMAPFMSCGARLPVYALFAAAFFPESGQNLVFLLYLIGILAAVGTGLLLRSTLLPGSSSAVVMELPSYEKPKFKTVMNRTGKRTKSFILGAGKTIVIVVTLLNFVNAIGLDGSFGHEDSSESVLSVASQKVTPFFGPMGVEQDNWPATVGIITGIFAKEAVVGTLNSLYSTAGSGDEELAPLLETLNEALSTIPENLFGIALDDPLSISVGDVSSVEAASEELEVDASTFTALQAGFSGITAAFAYLLFILLYTPCVAAMGALVGEFGGRWAAFAGVWTFALAYGTATVFYQAATFGEHPLSSSLWIGFFISALVIFYIWLKVKAKRTEMKILDVKVIT; this is encoded by the coding sequence ATGGCTAAGCAGTTTCATTGTGTGACTGTCGGTAACCCTAATGCGGGTAAATCGACGCTTTTTAATGCTCTCACAGGGGCCAACCAGCAAGTTGGTAACTGGTCCGGTGTAACTGTAGAGAAGAAAACAGGCCTATTTACCTTAGAAGGTACCGATGTTTCTCTAACGGATCTACCGGGTATCTATGACCTATTACCTGCTGGTAAAAGCTGTGATTGCTCGCTTGATGAGCAGATAGCACAGCAGTTTCTTGCTGAGCAGCAGATAGATGGCATCATCAATCTGGTCGATGCCACCAATATTGAGCGGCATCTTTATTTAACTATCCAGCTACGTGAGCTGGGTATTCCTATGGTTGTTGTGCTCAACAAGATAGATGCGGCGAAGAGACATGGCATCGAAGTCGATGTTGAGCAGATGAGCAAAATATTAGGCTGTCCGGTTGTGGGTGTCTGCTCGCGAGACCAGGCCGATATCGAGAAAGTGAAAGCGCAAGTTGTCATCTTGCTCGAGGGCAAGGTCTCTGAGAAAGCCTTGATTCTCAATTACGACGCTCGGATTGAAGCTGCTGTCACCAATTTACTGGCAAGTGATACAAGCTTAAGCCGGGGTCGCGCCCTTGCCATGTTGGCCAATGGAATAGGTTACGGTCAGTGTAAGTCAAGCCAGGTGGGTGATGAGGTTAATGGCAGTACCGACTCTATTGTTGGCCAAGGCCAAGATATAGAAGTCATGGTGGCAACCACTCGTTTCGATTTGGTTCAAAGTGTCTATGATGCCTCTGTCTCATCGGATGGCAATGAAACCTTGAGTGACAAACTCGATAAGGTGATTCTTCACCCTGTGGCCGGCGTGCCGGTATTTCTGTTTGTCATGTATCTGATGTTCATGTTCAGTATCAATGTGGGTAGCGCGTTTATCGATTTCTTCGATATTATGGGGGGCGCAATCTTCGTCGACCATTTAGGCGCAATTATGACTAGCCTGGGCTCACCGGCTTGGCTAGTTACTATCATTGCTGGTGGTGTTGGCCAAGGTATTCAGACGGTAGCGACCTTTATTCCAGTTATCGCAGCCCTGTTTTTAGCGTTATCTGTGCTAGAAGGCTCAGGTTATATGGCTCGTGCGGCATTTGTGGTCGATGGCCTTATGCGTCGCATCGGTTTGCCGGGTAAGGCTTTCGTGCCTATGATTGTTGGTTTTGGCTGTTCAGTACCCGCGATTATGGCTACGCGTACCTTAGGCAGTGAACGAGAGCGCATAGTGACAGGTATGATGGCTCCATTTATGTCCTGTGGTGCTCGGCTACCTGTGTATGCGCTGTTTGCCGCCGCCTTCTTCCCTGAGTCGGGGCAGAACCTAGTGTTCTTGCTCTATCTTATTGGAATCTTGGCCGCTGTAGGCACTGGCTTACTTCTGCGTTCGACCTTATTACCAGGTAGCAGTAGTGCTGTGGTGATGGAATTACCCAGTTACGAGAAGCCTAAATTCAAGACGGTAATGAACCGTACGGGTAAACGGACTAAGAGTTTTATTCTTGGTGCGGGCAAGACTATTGTTATCGTGGTGACCTTGCTTAACTTCGTTAATGCCATAGGTCTGGATGGTAGCTTTGGTCATGAAGATAGTTCCGAGTCTGTGCTCAGTGTAGCCAGCCAGAAAGTGACACCATTTTTCGGCCCCATGGGCGTCGAGCAAGATAACTGGCCTGCTACCGTGGGAATAATCACCGGAATATTTGCCAAAGAGGCGGTAGTTGGCACTCTTAACAGCTTGTATAGCACAGCAGGCTCTGGTGATGAAGAGTTAGCGCCGCTTTTGGAGACACTCAATGAAGCCTTAAGTACCATTCCGGAAAACTTGTTTGGCATCGCATTAGACGATCCTTTATCGATTTCTGTTGGCGATGTGTCTTCGGTAGAAGCTGCATCGGAAGAGCTAGAGGTCGATGCTTCGACCTTCACAGCACTTCAGGCTGGCTTCTCTGGGATCACGGCAGCCTTTGCATATTTGTTGTTTATCTTGCTCTACACACCTTGTGTTGCGGCAATGGGCGCACTTGTGGGTGAGTTTGGTGGGCGTTGGGCTGCATTTGCTGGGGTTTGGACCTTTGCCTTAGCTTATGGCACGGCGACTGTTTTCTATCAGGCTGCGACGTTCGGGGAACACCCGCTTTCATCGAGTCTGTGGATTGGCTTCTTCATCAGTGCCTTGGTTATTTTCTATATTTGGTTGAAGGTGAAAGCCAAACGCACTGAAATGAAAATATTAGATGTCAAAGTGATCACATAA
- a CDS encoding sensor domain-containing diguanylate cyclase: MLSPPRAPYPYSSILELEIEEIDWQRWQKLVNTVADMFNAPATFINQANSKGIEVIIASQKPETHYQAGSIDLNSNIYCHQVVKNSAKLYVRDAKLDPQWSDNPEYTEDNYVSYLGLPISWPDGSIFGTLCVLDTKVTHYSQTYINALAVIKEVIDSDLRHLYKENQLLTLSYTDPLTQIYNRRGFEDLLISTQDLAQRLNRQLILLYFDLDQFKQANDNYGHEIGDEILKTFAKMLKINSRSCDLVARWGGDEFLVLIHAENEHCVELFNHRMAQKLSTCSLSQDIQYSFGYAVLKPGDKTKLDTLLKTADRCMYLNKLAKKNLSSN, encoded by the coding sequence ATGCTGAGTCCACCACGTGCTCCCTACCCTTACTCATCTATTTTAGAATTAGAGATAGAAGAAATCGACTGGCAAAGATGGCAGAAGCTGGTCAACACGGTTGCCGACATGTTTAATGCTCCGGCCACTTTTATCAATCAGGCCAATTCGAAAGGAATAGAGGTCATCATAGCCTCTCAAAAACCTGAGACTCACTATCAAGCAGGCAGTATCGATCTAAATAGTAATATCTATTGTCATCAGGTGGTCAAAAACTCAGCCAAACTCTATGTTAGAGACGCCAAACTGGATCCCCAATGGAGCGATAATCCGGAATACACAGAAGATAACTATGTCTCCTATCTAGGCTTGCCAATATCATGGCCCGATGGCAGCATTTTCGGCACTCTGTGCGTGTTAGACACAAAAGTAACCCATTACTCGCAGACTTATATCAATGCCTTAGCGGTAATCAAAGAGGTAATAGACAGTGACCTTAGGCACCTTTACAAGGAAAACCAACTCCTTACACTCAGTTATACCGACCCACTCACTCAAATCTATAATCGACGTGGATTTGAAGACCTCTTGATCAGCACGCAGGACTTAGCCCAAAGACTGAATCGACAACTGATCTTACTGTATTTCGACCTAGATCAATTCAAACAAGCCAATGACAATTATGGTCATGAGATTGGAGATGAGATTCTAAAAACCTTCGCAAAAATGCTTAAAATCAACAGTCGAAGTTGTGACTTAGTCGCCAGATGGGGCGGAGATGAATTTCTGGTGTTGATCCATGCCGAAAACGAACACTGTGTAGAATTGTTTAATCACAGAATGGCACAAAAATTATCGACTTGTTCCTTGAGCCAGGACATACAGTACTCCTTCGGTTATGCGGTGCTAAAACCCGGCGATAAAACCAAACTCGACACATTATTAAAAACTGCCGACCGGTGCATGTACCTAAATAAACTCGCGAAGAAGAATTTGAGTTCAAACTAG